A region of Moorena producens PAL-8-15-08-1 DNA encodes the following proteins:
- a CDS encoding RNA-guided endonuclease InsQ/TnpB family protein yields MRSAYQYRLRLTKKQEAEIERWLDMLRHQYNYLLAERFSWYEQNRCSINSCPLVCHLPELKNNPDYFSQQNSLPQLKKDRPWYKVVQSQVLQNCVKRVDLAFKRFLKGDSNGKRSGKPRFKGKNRYKSLTFPSLSKNPINGNILTFPKFGKVKMIYHRPIPKGFKIKTATITRKADGYYVTLSIQDDRVPEVIPVDSVENPIGIDMGLKSFLVKSDGSEVPIPQYYRKAQKRLKKIQKTVSRSKKGSNNRKKAVDKLGKAHKKVADTRKDFHFKTANSLLDNHDLVAHEKLNIKGLAKTKIAKSIHDAGWGQFLSILSNKAENAGLVTVAVNPRNTSQNCSNCGKKVPKKLKDRIHCCPHCGYTEDRDVNAAINILNLAVGHSVSSKAFRVSVRVASGKAR; encoded by the coding sequence ATGAGATCAGCTTATCAATACCGGCTAAGGTTAACTAAAAAGCAAGAAGCAGAAATTGAAAGGTGGTTAGACATGTTGCGCCACCAATACAATTACTTGCTTGCCGAGAGATTTAGTTGGTACGAGCAAAATCGTTGTTCCATTAATTCTTGTCCTTTAGTATGTCATCTACCAGAATTAAAAAATAATCCCGATTACTTTTCCCAACAAAATTCTCTGCCTCAGTTAAAGAAAGACAGACCCTGGTATAAAGTAGTTCAGTCTCAAGTTTTACAGAACTGTGTCAAGAGAGTCGATCTAGCTTTTAAGCGTTTCCTGAAAGGCGATAGTAACGGGAAAAGGAGTGGGAAACCAAGGTTCAAAGGGAAAAATAGATATAAGTCTCTTACATTTCCTTCTCTCTCCAAAAACCCTATAAATGGCAACATTTTGACTTTTCCAAAATTTGGTAAAGTTAAAATGATTTACCATCGACCTATTCCAAAAGGGTTTAAAATCAAAACAGCAACCATAACCAGAAAAGCTGATGGCTACTATGTAACGCTGTCAATCCAAGATGACAGGGTTCCAGAGGTCATACCAGTAGATAGTGTTGAAAATCCTATTGGTATAGACATGGGTCTCAAATCGTTTTTGGTAAAGTCTGATGGTTCAGAGGTTCCTATCCCTCAATATTATCGAAAGGCTCAAAAACGACTAAAAAAGATTCAAAAAACTGTTAGCAGGTCAAAGAAGGGCAGCAACAATAGGAAAAAAGCTGTAGACAAATTAGGAAAGGCTCACAAAAAAGTAGCTGACACTCGAAAAGATTTTCATTTTAAAACTGCAAATAGCTTACTAGATAACCACGATCTAGTAGCTCATGAAAAGTTAAATATCAAAGGTTTGGCCAAAACCAAAATTGCTAAATCTATCCATGATGCTGGTTGGGGTCAATTTTTGTCAATTTTATCAAACAAAGCCGAAAATGCTGGTTTGGTCACAGTTGCAGTGAACCCCAGAAACACCAGTCAAAACTGTTCCAATTGCGGGAAAAAAGTACCTAAGAAATTGAAAGACCGCATTCATTGTTGTCCTCACTGTGGTTATACCGAGGATCGCGATGTGAACGCGGCCATCAACATATTAAATTTGGCGGTAGGGCATTCCGTCAGCAGTAAAGCTTTCCGAGTATCCGTTCGCGTAGCGTCGGGCAAAGCCCGATAG
- a CDS encoding RRXRR domain-containing protein yields MLRVPVISPDGRPLMPTKASRARRWINKGLAVVYQNDLNVFAVQLVNKPSGEETQDIAVGVDPGKLFSGIAVQSNNTTLWTGHLVLPYKKVRDSAEPTLRERMDTRRMMRSRSVGFAERTRRSRRINRKVCYSQRSHRQKRFSNRREKKVPPSIRANRQLEQRVIKELSLLYPLRVIVYEVVKARGSKGFSPVMVGQYWSISQLERIAPVIQKQGWETALKREALGLVKDKADKSRLSVNTHAVDGIALAATHFFRRKNYYHSNGKLSVPRNCEVTDATFYVIKRAPISRRQLHLLQFYKGGKRRKYGGTTTSHGFRKGDYVEAVKAGKQARGWVSGETARQVSVSDINWKRIGQFTARKVRLLKRSTGLIVNH; encoded by the coding sequence ATGTTACGAGTTCCAGTTATTTCTCCCGATGGGAGACCATTAATGCCAACTAAAGCCTCTCGTGCTCGACGTTGGATTAATAAAGGTTTAGCTGTTGTTTACCAAAACGACCTAAATGTTTTTGCTGTTCAGTTAGTCAACAAACCGTCTGGAGAAGAAACTCAGGACATTGCTGTTGGTGTTGACCCTGGAAAACTGTTTTCTGGTATTGCTGTTCAGTCAAATAATACTACTCTTTGGACAGGGCATTTAGTGTTGCCCTACAAGAAAGTTCGTGATTCGGCAGAGCCGACGCTACGCGAACGCATGGATACTCGACGAATGATGCGTTCGCGTAGCGTCGGCTTCGCCGAAAGAACTCGTAGAAGTCGTCGAATAAACCGTAAAGTATGTTACTCGCAAAGGTCTCATAGACAAAAACGATTCTCGAACAGAAGAGAAAAAAAAGTTCCTCCTTCAATTCGAGCTAATCGTCAGCTAGAACAACGGGTAATCAAAGAGCTTAGCCTTTTGTATCCATTAAGAGTCATTGTCTACGAAGTAGTCAAAGCAAGAGGTAGTAAAGGATTTTCTCCTGTGATGGTAGGTCAATATTGGTCAATATCTCAGTTAGAGAGAATAGCTCCAGTTATTCAAAAACAAGGCTGGGAGACTGCCCTTAAAAGGGAGGCTCTAGGACTGGTCAAGGACAAGGCTGACAAAAGTAGGCTTTCAGTTAACACTCATGCAGTAGATGGGATTGCTTTGGCTGCTACCCATTTCTTCCGGCGCAAAAACTATTATCACAGCAACGGTAAGCTAAGTGTCCCAAGAAACTGTGAGGTGACTGATGCTACTTTTTATGTTATTAAACGTGCCCCCATAAGCCGCCGTCAATTACATTTGTTGCAGTTTTATAAAGGTGGAAAACGGCGCAAATACGGCGGTACAACTACTAGCCATGGTTTTCGTAAAGGAGACTATGTTGAAGCTGTCAAGGCTGGGAAACAAGCACGAGGTTGGGTAAGCGGCGAAACAGCAAGACAGGTTTCCGTTAGCGATATCAACTGGAAGCGAATCGGACAATTCACTGCCCGGAAAGTCCGACTATTAAAACGTTCGACGGGCTTAATTGTAAACCACTAA
- the cax gene encoding calcium/proton exchanger has product MLTKNQILSILLVFFPISVAAEFLEWNSAVIFITSCLAIIPLAAWMGTATEEIAVVLGPNLGGLLNATFGNATELIIALIALNAGLVEVVKATITGSIIGNLLLVMGFAMLLGGLRYKEQEFQPIVARVNASSMNLAVIAMLLPTAMDTTSIGIPQSTLQQLSVAVALVLILVYGLTLLFSMKTHTYLFDVGIAEMELEETEEGEIASSESKHQPNIWLWVGVLVVVTLLVALESELLVDSLESATSQLGLTALFTGVILLPVIGNAAEHATAVTVAMKNKMDLSVSVAVGSSLQIALFVAPVLVLAGWFMGQPMDLDFNPFELVAVAVAVLITNSISSDGKSNWLEGVLLLAAYVVLGLAFYFHPVVEGLG; this is encoded by the coding sequence ATGCTCACCAAAAACCAAATTTTGTCAATTTTGCTAGTATTTTTTCCCATTTCAGTAGCCGCTGAATTTCTAGAGTGGAACTCGGCAGTTATCTTCATTACGTCTTGCTTAGCAATTATTCCTTTAGCAGCATGGATGGGAACAGCCACAGAAGAAATCGCTGTGGTGCTCGGTCCAAACCTAGGAGGGTTATTAAATGCCACCTTTGGCAACGCTACAGAATTAATCATTGCCCTAATTGCCCTGAATGCTGGGTTAGTAGAAGTGGTTAAAGCCACCATCACTGGCTCCATCATCGGTAACCTACTCCTAGTGATGGGATTTGCGATGCTGCTGGGTGGATTGCGTTACAAAGAACAGGAGTTTCAGCCCATTGTGGCGCGGGTGAATGCCTCTTCAATGAACCTAGCAGTGATTGCCATGTTGCTACCTACAGCAATGGATACCACATCCATTGGTATTCCTCAATCTACATTACAACAGCTTTCAGTAGCAGTTGCCCTAGTTTTAATTCTCGTTTATGGGCTAACTTTATTATTTTCCATGAAAACCCACACCTATCTATTTGATGTGGGAATCGCGGAAATGGAGTTAGAAGAAACAGAGGAGGGTGAAATTGCCAGTTCCGAATCTAAACATCAACCTAATATCTGGTTGTGGGTGGGAGTCTTGGTAGTAGTTACCCTGCTGGTGGCACTAGAGTCAGAACTTTTGGTGGATAGCTTGGAATCTGCCACATCACAGTTAGGCCTAACAGCCCTGTTTACCGGAGTAATTTTACTCCCCGTAATTGGTAATGCAGCAGAACACGCCACTGCGGTAACTGTCGCGATGAAGAATAAGATGGATCTCTCAGTTTCCGTAGCCGTGGGGTCTAGTCTGCAAATTGCCCTATTTGTTGCCCCAGTGTTAGTGCTAGCTGGGTGGTTTATGGGTCAGCCGATGGATTTGGATTTTAATCCCTTTGAATTGGTAGCAGTAGCCGTAGCGGTGTTGATTACTAATTCGATTAGTTCTGATGGTAAGTCCAACTGGCTCGAAGGAGTGTTGCTATTAGCAGCTTATGTCGTCTTAGGACTAGCGTTTTACTTCCATCCAGTGGTTGAAGGATTGGGTTGA
- a CDS encoding proton extrusion protein PcxA, which produces MNLQTILRTARQWFFNTPERALDQAYKAALKIKAIEDEYFGGQKISADTSQYSNSVIAYFEAEVNKYIKTINVRLVEFKTSRYVIINPELTGSNPIESSQQQARENSQLSESIDLSDQQSIIIEKLNFIDEILNKYAPPKPERNTAALIPINQKPDNQITNASPRQVIKQNSNLREAAYLESDNNSSRNNQGANSKKITDKTGVLPRSIVGTVKRIQQELDPRAEDKVVKTFRRSQRKTVISIKFILILTIVPILTQQISKTFLVSPIVDHFRSSQESAIFLNYEMEEEALVELKKFEEELHFRSLLGFTPKLSEEEMEEEIKHKANELAEDYHNQGSNAIKNIFADIIALVGFALVIINSKRDVIILKSFMDDIIYGLSDSAKAFIIILFTDIFVGFHSPHGWEIILEALSRHLGIPESREFIFLFIATFPVILDSVIKYWIFRYLNRISPSAVATYRTMNE; this is translated from the coding sequence ATGAATCTTCAAACAATCTTACGCACAGCTAGACAATGGTTCTTCAATACACCAGAGAGAGCCTTGGATCAGGCATACAAAGCGGCACTAAAAATTAAAGCGATTGAAGATGAATATTTTGGAGGTCAAAAAATCTCCGCCGATACCAGTCAATATAGTAACAGCGTCATTGCCTATTTTGAAGCAGAAGTTAATAAATATATAAAGACTATAAACGTTAGACTAGTAGAATTTAAAACCAGTCGTTATGTCATAATAAATCCTGAATTAACCGGATCTAATCCTATTGAAAGTAGTCAACAACAAGCTAGGGAAAATTCTCAGTTATCTGAGTCAATCGACCTCAGCGATCAGCAGTCAATAATTATTGAAAAATTAAATTTTATTGATGAAATACTCAACAAGTATGCTCCACCAAAACCAGAAAGAAACACCGCAGCATTGATTCCCATAAACCAAAAGCCAGATAATCAGATTACTAACGCCAGTCCAAGACAGGTTATCAAGCAAAATTCCAATCTTAGAGAAGCTGCTTATTTGGAATCAGACAACAATTCATCTCGAAATAATCAAGGAGCTAACTCCAAGAAAATCACCGATAAAACCGGTGTATTACCTAGGTCAATCGTAGGAACAGTCAAAAGAATTCAGCAGGAACTCGATCCACGAGCTGAAGATAAAGTTGTCAAAACCTTTCGTCGGTCTCAACGTAAAACCGTAATCTCTATTAAATTTATCCTAATTTTAACTATTGTTCCTATTTTAACTCAGCAAATTTCTAAAACGTTTTTAGTTAGTCCCATAGTTGATCACTTTAGAAGTAGCCAGGAATCAGCTATTTTTTTAAATTATGAAATGGAAGAAGAAGCTCTGGTAGAGTTAAAAAAATTTGAAGAAGAACTCCACTTTAGAAGCTTACTGGGGTTTACTCCTAAACTATCTGAGGAGGAGATGGAAGAAGAAATTAAGCATAAAGCTAACGAACTGGCAGAAGACTATCATAATCAAGGATCCAATGCCATTAAAAATATTTTTGCTGACATTATAGCTCTAGTTGGTTTTGCCTTAGTTATCATTAACAGCAAACGAGATGTAATTATTTTAAAATCGTTTATGGATGATATTATCTATGGGCTTAGTGATAGTGCCAAAGCGTTTATAATTATTTTGTTTACCGATATATTTGTAGGATTCCACTCTCCTCACGGTTGGGAAATAATCCTAGAAGCCCTATCCCGACATTTAGGAATACCAGAAAGTCGAGAGTTTATATTTTTGTTTATTGCCACATTTCCAGTTATCTTAGATTCAGTGATAAAATATTGGATTTTCCGGTATCTGAATCGGATATCTCCTTCAGCAGTAGCTACCTATCGCACCATGAATGAATAA
- a CDS encoding DUF2301 domain-containing membrane protein, whose product MTTSLQPSEPVVYQGQFGEFTITESDRIGVVIYRAGLVVAALSFAIASNLILLRGASPSILNVLTPLYGLFCLALGVSLVTIHIYLAPLHRLLQIFWGIGCISAIVLAFSSNEPLALYIYNHPISLFGIGFTFAALTGIYFKEAFCFNRLETKFLTPLVPMLLLGHIVGFWSTDWEMILLGLWAVLFMVFALRKVLQPIPPDIGDKSVFEYLKKKPV is encoded by the coding sequence ATGACCACATCACTACAACCATCTGAACCGGTAGTTTACCAAGGTCAGTTTGGCGAATTTACCATTACCGAAAGCGATCGCATTGGCGTAGTTATCTACCGCGCTGGCTTAGTGGTAGCAGCCTTGAGCTTTGCGATCGCGAGTAATTTAATTCTATTGCGGGGAGCTAGCCCAAGTATTTTAAATGTGCTGACTCCTCTTTATGGCTTATTCTGCCTTGCCCTAGGGGTTAGCTTAGTCACCATTCATATTTATCTAGCTCCCCTGCACCGCCTACTACAAATCTTTTGGGGCATCGGTTGCATTTCTGCAATTGTACTGGCCTTTTCCAGCAATGAGCCCCTTGCTCTATACATTTATAACCATCCTATTTCTCTATTCGGAATTGGTTTTACCTTTGCAGCCTTAACCGGAATTTATTTCAAGGAAGCATTTTGCTTTAATCGCTTGGAAACTAAATTCCTAACTCCCCTAGTCCCTATGCTGCTACTAGGACATATCGTTGGATTTTGGTCTACAGATTGGGAGATGATTCTGTTAGGACTCTGGGCGGTTTTGTTTATGGTGTTTGCCCTGCGTAAAGTATTGCAACCGATTCCACCTGATATTGGTGATAAGTCGGTTTTTGAGTATCTCAAAAAGAAGCCTGTGTAA
- a CDS encoding ElyC/SanA/YdcF family protein gives MLTHIHPFLSINSPINADALVVEGWLPDYALKGAMEEFDRGNYQKIITTGLPLRKGYYLSEYKSYAELTAATFIALGFEPDKLVAVPAPNVTVNRTLASVQALREWLLTSDESIKSINLYSFDVHTRRSWMLFKEVLGPEIKVGAIAANSLDYEPKQWWVSSQGVRSIMSETIAYLYAQVVSLKV, from the coding sequence ATGTTAACTCATATCCACCCATTTTTATCGATTAATTCTCCCATTAACGCTGATGCTTTAGTAGTAGAAGGATGGCTACCGGACTATGCCTTAAAAGGTGCCATGGAAGAATTTGATCGGGGTAATTATCAAAAAATAATCACCACTGGCCTTCCTCTGCGTAAAGGATATTATCTGTCAGAGTATAAAAGCTATGCTGAATTGACTGCCGCAACGTTTATCGCACTGGGTTTTGAGCCAGATAAATTAGTTGCTGTTCCAGCACCAAATGTTACTGTCAATCGTACCTTAGCATCGGTTCAGGCGTTACGGGAGTGGCTATTAACGTCTGATGAATCAATAAAATCGATTAATCTTTATTCGTTTGATGTTCATACTCGCAGAAGTTGGATGCTATTTAAGGAAGTTCTTGGTCCTGAGATTAAAGTTGGAGCAATAGCTGCTAATTCCCTTGACTATGAACCAAAACAGTGGTGGGTTTCTAGTCAAGGAGTGCGGTCAATCATGTCTGAAACAATCGCTTATCTCTATGCTCAAGTTGTAAGTTTGAAAGTTTGA
- a CDS encoding SAM hydrolase/SAM-dependent halogenase family protein, with the protein MPDNRIITLLSDFGLQDVYVGVMKGVIAQVNPTLTIVDLTHQIPPQNLGAARFNLINAYPYFPAGTVHVAVVDPGVGSHRRAIAIQLSQGFLVGPDNGLFSGVLEQYPAMAAVELSNSAYWRTRNPSTTFHGRDIFASVGAHLASGLPIETLGEVIDPNTLVTLDIPTKTLTDDGIIGSIQYVDHFGNLITNIPGGEVDGKTWSVKISDRIIPHSQTYSNCPLGEIVALIGSHGWVEIAVNGGSAKSQLELDWGDKVELSIKN; encoded by the coding sequence ATGCCTGACAATCGGATTATTACTCTCCTGAGTGATTTTGGCTTACAAGATGTTTATGTGGGTGTGATGAAGGGTGTCATTGCCCAAGTGAACCCAACTTTGACTATAGTAGACCTGACTCACCAAATCCCCCCTCAAAACCTAGGGGCTGCTCGGTTTAATTTGATCAATGCTTATCCCTACTTTCCAGCTGGGACAGTTCATGTGGCGGTGGTTGATCCAGGAGTCGGCAGTCACCGAAGAGCGATCGCCATCCAACTTTCACAGGGTTTCTTGGTTGGTCCAGATAATGGGCTATTCAGTGGAGTTTTGGAGCAATACCCAGCCATGGCAGCAGTTGAGCTAAGCAACTCAGCCTACTGGCGCACTAGAAATCCTAGCACTACGTTTCATGGTCGAGATATCTTTGCTAGTGTTGGAGCTCACTTGGCTAGTGGCTTACCAATCGAAACGTTAGGAGAGGTAATTGACCCAAACACTTTGGTAACGCTAGATATACCAACAAAAACACTAACCGATGATGGGATTATTGGTTCTATCCAATATGTTGACCATTTTGGCAATTTAATCACCAATATCCCAGGGGGTGAGGTTGATGGCAAAACTTGGTCCGTTAAGATAAGCGATCGCATTATCCCCCATAGTCAAACCTACAGCAATTGCCCACTTGGAGAGATCGTTGCCCTAATTGGTAGCCATGGTTGGGTAGAAATCGCTGTTAACGGTGGGAGTGCTAAGTCTCAATTAGAGCTGGATTGGGGAGATAAAGTGGAATTAAGCATTAAAAATTAG
- a CDS encoding serine/threonine-protein kinase, with protein sequence MWEYVTIDDRVLWFGLVHNYIPGSSLKEQLNQGKRFTEGEVRQIAVDVLKILEFLHQLNPAVLHRDIKPSNIILRDDGQIYVIDFGSVQDRASQEGATFTVVGTYGYAPMEQFGGRAVPASDLYGLGATLIHLLTGTAPADLPQRNLRICFKEQVNLSANLISWIQKLTEPAPEQRFKSASEAILALELGMTLNTPKSNKLSRPTPVKFVNNSGQGGVLDDRVPVPDEIKGWNWGAFLIPWFWPMTNNVWIGLIAWVPQLGWFMAIALGAKGNEWAWKSRRWRSIEHFKAHQRGWAIVGILLGLPVSVMLWIFVLGLISSF encoded by the coding sequence GTGTGGGAGTATGTCACCATTGATGACCGAGTACTCTGGTTTGGCTTGGTACACAACTATATTCCTGGCTCCTCCCTCAAGGAACAACTAAATCAAGGTAAACGATTTACAGAAGGGGAAGTGCGCCAAATCGCTGTGGATGTGCTGAAAATTCTTGAATTTCTCCATCAGCTCAATCCAGCTGTACTGCACCGAGATATTAAGCCTAGCAATATAATTTTACGGGATGATGGGCAGATTTATGTCATCGATTTCGGGTCAGTGCAGGATCGGGCGTCTCAAGAGGGCGCGACATTTACGGTAGTGGGAACCTATGGTTACGCCCCCATGGAACAGTTTGGTGGTAGGGCAGTACCAGCATCGGATTTGTATGGCTTAGGGGCGACTTTGATTCATTTGCTCACCGGGACAGCACCCGCTGACTTGCCCCAGCGGAATTTGCGCATTTGCTTTAAAGAGCAAGTCAACCTCAGTGCTAACCTGATCAGCTGGATTCAGAAGCTGACCGAACCAGCTCCAGAGCAACGTTTCAAAAGTGCGTCTGAGGCAATTCTAGCCCTAGAGTTGGGCATGACACTTAATACTCCCAAAAGCAACAAACTGAGCAGACCCACCCCAGTCAAATTTGTGAATAATTCAGGTCAAGGGGGTGTATTGGATGATCGAGTACCGGTACCAGATGAAATCAAAGGCTGGAACTGGGGAGCTTTTTTGATACCTTGGTTTTGGCCTATGACGAATAATGTTTGGATTGGACTGATAGCATGGGTGCCTCAATTGGGTTGGTTTATGGCGATCGCGCTCGGTGCCAAGGGCAATGAATGGGCTTGGAAAAGTCGTCGCTGGCGGAGTATTGAACACTTCAAAGCTCACCAAAGAGGCTGGGCAATCGTGGGGATTCTCTTGGGCTTACCAGTGAGCGTGATGTTGTGGATATTTGTCTTGGGCTTGATCTCCAGTTTTTAA
- a CDS encoding DUF3536 domain-containing protein, producing MHIPMTSVAELLVLQAEEIKSTAKSTAKIKHYSTLNNDSLDTTTGVYITIHGHFYQPPRENPDLDTIERQPTAAPFHDWNERIYYECYRPNAFARVLNDQGEVIDIVNNYDYLSFNIGPTLMSWLEDYDLEVYQRILEADKKSCVRLNGHGNAIAQVYNHIILPLANERDKYTQIRWGKADFRSRFGREPEGMWLAETAVDYPTLEALVAEDIRFIILAPSQAQRCRPIPSEHTSKHTSEHNSNSPWQEVGGAQIDPTRPYRCFLKNGKFIDIFFYDGPISRDMGFNDLLSSTEHFAKRLGQAVRGDHRSAQLIAVATDGETFGHHKTGTEKCIAYAFTHEFPERNWTVTNFAHYLSFNPPTWEVVLKPVTAWSCSHGVDRWQDDCGCGGDGKWHQKWRRPLRNALDWLRDELIQVYQETGSQFFHDPWLARDEYIQVIQNRSPANVDSFLERHHTHLLTTAEQVDALRLLEMQRHALLMYTSCGWFFEEISRPEGVQILRYAARAMELAGDVAKVQLEEEFIQRLALAPSNVGCFKTGDQIYQQLVVSAQVSWKQVVADYAISSLFKKYSQKDKIYCYYAHQQYYQLKQIGALTLAVGQLQLASEITRESSDFVFALLYLGGWDFHCCIQPLAECRGYRQRLDTLFNALDQGSAAHTILVMNQLFGQQHFNWQHLFAEERHRIMQLLSQETLTRLDQLYTEVYRDNYRALIAFHQGGLSVPKELQVAAEIAISNQCITVIRALDSDSSDQQVVWSRLAELEAIATAANHLHCQLNTLEVKQTLEKLILRTLWQILYDSNPEDMEVDIQRLEKMIDLGNQLNLSLSLDRCQELYLEYFHNQFFPQLIQSQDLKKDSKDSDSNGSYPWLCKMCTCSTSFSTSVSPSPLLNLGQTLAVDLSAWITNLPSPG from the coding sequence ATGCATATTCCCATGACTTCAGTAGCTGAACTGCTAGTTTTACAAGCTGAGGAAATAAAGTCCACTGCTAAGTCCACTGCCAAGATCAAACACTACTCGACGCTCAACAACGATTCCCTAGATACCACCACAGGTGTCTATATTACTATCCACGGTCATTTCTACCAACCGCCTCGCGAAAACCCTGATCTAGATACCATTGAGCGTCAGCCTACTGCTGCTCCGTTTCATGACTGGAACGAACGGATTTACTATGAGTGCTACCGCCCCAATGCCTTTGCCAGGGTATTAAATGACCAAGGGGAAGTGATAGATATTGTCAACAACTATGACTATTTGAGCTTCAATATTGGTCCAACCTTAATGTCATGGCTGGAAGATTACGATCTCGAAGTGTATCAGCGGATTCTGGAAGCGGACAAGAAGAGTTGCGTACGCTTAAATGGTCATGGGAATGCGATCGCTCAAGTTTACAACCACATCATCCTTCCCTTAGCCAATGAACGGGACAAATACACCCAAATCCGTTGGGGAAAAGCGGACTTCCGTTCCCGCTTTGGTCGTGAACCCGAAGGGATGTGGCTGGCGGAAACGGCAGTAGACTATCCCACCTTGGAAGCACTGGTAGCAGAAGATATTCGGTTTATTATCCTAGCCCCTTCCCAAGCTCAACGTTGCCGCCCAATTCCCAGTGAACACACCAGTAAACACACCAGTGAACACAATAGTAATTCTCCATGGCAGGAAGTGGGAGGTGCTCAGATTGACCCTACTCGCCCTTACCGTTGCTTCCTCAAAAATGGCAAATTTATTGATATCTTTTTCTATGATGGCCCAATCTCCAGAGATATGGGCTTCAATGATTTACTCAGCAGCACTGAACACTTCGCCAAGCGTTTGGGTCAAGCAGTACGTGGGGATCATCGCAGTGCCCAGTTGATTGCTGTGGCAACGGATGGGGAAACCTTTGGCCATCACAAGACAGGCACTGAGAAGTGTATTGCCTACGCTTTTACCCATGAGTTTCCCGAGCGCAACTGGACAGTAACCAACTTTGCCCACTACCTTAGCTTTAATCCGCCCACCTGGGAAGTGGTACTGAAGCCAGTAACAGCCTGGAGTTGCTCCCATGGGGTTGACCGTTGGCAAGATGATTGTGGCTGTGGTGGTGACGGGAAGTGGCACCAAAAGTGGCGTCGTCCCCTGCGCAATGCCCTGGATTGGTTACGGGATGAATTGATTCAGGTATATCAAGAGACTGGTAGCCAATTCTTCCATGACCCTTGGCTAGCGCGGGATGAGTATATCCAAGTGATTCAGAACCGTTCCCCAGCTAATGTGGACAGTTTTCTGGAGCGTCATCATACTCACCTACTGACGACCGCCGAACAAGTAGATGCCTTACGACTGCTGGAAATGCAGCGTCATGCTCTGCTGATGTATACCAGTTGTGGTTGGTTTTTTGAGGAAATCTCCCGTCCAGAAGGGGTTCAGATTCTGCGCTATGCTGCCCGTGCTATGGAGTTAGCTGGTGATGTTGCTAAAGTCCAACTGGAAGAAGAATTTATTCAACGCCTTGCTCTAGCACCCAGTAATGTGGGATGCTTTAAAACTGGTGACCAGATTTATCAGCAACTAGTGGTGTCAGCCCAGGTTAGCTGGAAGCAAGTAGTAGCAGACTACGCCATTAGTTCCCTATTTAAGAAGTATTCCCAAAAAGACAAAATCTACTGTTACTATGCCCATCAGCAATATTACCAGCTAAAACAAATCGGGGCATTAACCCTAGCTGTGGGACAGTTACAATTGGCTTCTGAGATCACTAGGGAAAGTAGTGATTTTGTGTTTGCCTTGCTATACCTAGGTGGTTGGGACTTCCACTGCTGTATTCAACCCCTTGCTGAATGTCGAGGCTACCGCCAGCGGTTGGACACATTATTTAATGCCCTAGACCAAGGCAGTGCAGCCCACACAATTTTGGTAATGAATCAGCTGTTTGGGCAGCAACATTTTAATTGGCAGCATCTGTTTGCTGAAGAACGACACCGGATTATGCAGCTGTTGAGCCAGGAAACCTTGACCCGTTTGGATCAGCTCTATACCGAGGTTTATCGGGATAATTATAGAGCCTTGATCGCTTTCCATCAGGGTGGGTTATCTGTTCCCAAGGAGTTGCAAGTAGCAGCAGAAATTGCTATATCCAATCAGTGTATTACTGTGATTAGGGCATTAGATAGTGATAGCAGTGATCAGCAGGTGGTATGGAGTAGGTTGGCAGAGTTAGAAGCGATCGCAACAGCAGCGAATCATCTCCACTGTCAGTTGAATACCCTAGAAGTCAAGCAAACCTTAGAAAAGTTAATTTTGCGTACGCTCTGGCAAATTCTTTACGATAGTAACCCAGAGGACATGGAAGTTGATATTCAACGGCTAGAAAAAATGATTGATCTAGGCAATCAGCTCAATCTAAGCTTATCATTAGATCGTTGCCAAGAACTTTACTTGGAGTACTTCCATAACCAATTTTTCCCTCAGCTGATCCAAAGCCAAGATTTAAAGAAAGATAGTAAAGATAGTGATAGCAATGGCAGCTATCCTTGGCTATGTAAAATGTGTACCTGTAGCACTTCTTTTAGTACTTCAGTTTCCCCAAGCCCCCTACTGAATTTGGGTCAAACCTTAGCAGTGGATCTCAGTGCTTGGATCACCAACCTACCCTCACCAGGGTAG